AATGGATAATATCCAAACTCGCTTCAATTATGGCAAAATGGAAAGTCCGTCGCATGCAAGAATAATGAAAGTTGGGATTAATCAAGAGCCACAtagaaaattattgaaaaatcatgaaaattGGTTAAATTTTTGTGTGTCGCAGCTTAAAAATTAGCTAAAAGATTACTATTAAGTTTGGATTTGCTCTTAGTTATtctatgatattttttttgaaattacaTTTAATATGATAGTAAAAAGATTATATACGAATTAAACAAACAATATATTACAAGCCAAAGGGAGAGTCAAAGATTAATCAAACTTTATCTACGAAAAGTCAAAGTTTGTTTAAGTAATGGGAGAGTCAAACTGCATTGTATTTGCATGCCAAATACTGTGGAATAGTACTTAAGTAGCTAGTAATTATAgtgaaatttcaaaatatcaaagTATAATTTGAATTAGCTTTGCGTATATTGAAAGCTACAATTATATAGGCTAGGTACACAAACATTAAATCTCAATAAAAGTCTTGTTGCCGTAGGCAATCGTTTTATTGGTACTAAATTTTGAAGGAATATATAATATACTCCTACaatcataatttaaaacatcAACGACAATCCTAGGAGAACATGATATGCTTTTACGAAATATTCTTTTCCACTTCCTTACTTTGGTCACGAAAATGcaatgtaaaaataaaaaaaagtaagataAAGTGTATGCACAAAAAGAAAGTACTAATAACATCCATTTAACGTAGTTAATTATGTACTTATGTGTATTATTAAATCtttcatttattaatttagttACCTTGTgaaactaagagcatccgcagcgatGCTTGTCGGATGAGCAGCAGCCGTGCCGTCGGCGCTGCGAGTACCGTGCTcgccgttgtgctcttgccaaaggcACGAACGTGCTTTTCCCAACGAGCACCGTCGTGCAGAAGAGCACACTGACGTGGCGTCCTGCGATTGGCCAACAACAATGTCGTtggaaatttcttttttttttaaatcaaaaataatccgaaaaaaaatcggattcccaaaaatatactccctccgtgactccgtccgccattagagcatccacagtggtggggatgtcccggcggacatcccaaaaacacctcctgccacgtcataaggacttcccactgcactgccacgtcataaggacttcccactgcacagtgacggacatccccaaggacatcccgacggacttcccacaataataaaaatttacaaattcaccaaattaaacaatttacggaattaatcaatttacggaattaaaatttcaccacgattacgaaataaaaatttcattaaataaaaaaaagaaatgtacatttcaacaaaaaaaaaactaaaaaaagtacacttcaataaatataaattccatcaacgacgacccctcagctgccatacttcttcaattatatcgttctggagtcgaatatgggcttgtttttggcgcatgtcggcaaatgcacggactcgctcgacctcgtcatggggtattcccatacgtacattgccggtggccacgtcgtggcttggaacgcatcatcagcatcatcattggcccaatccgttagtgctggaccttcattttcgaTAATAATGTtattgactcaacttattttaacacaagaaaatctcgcaagtgtacggggctagtgtagcacaaagcaagcaagagtatcatatcccacagagacaaaatgtataaactcaagtaccacggaccgattttaactactatctagacgatTCAAAGGTTTGGTTGATTCttggaaaaacaattaaacataaacaagttAAAAGCACACAACAAAGGATaggtttcaaataaaagaacgaggtagagctttggatccgactacaatacccacaatgtaaacaactcaacaactttgattacccgTTGAAGTCTGTAGGATTAGAAGGACAATCGCTATTCTAGGCTAagccccctctcgagtgcactcaacccgttgattaactattaatattgaagtctccttctatacttcacaattaactcctatacTCAAAAGATTCAAGtcctcactctagaattccttctctcgaatgcaaattatctaggtgttgttcattcttttatcaatcctaattaggtatctctcgattactcaaaactaggtcaatatatccaattggtagctaggaaattgaattgaaaggcacaagaatgaaacaaaataatcacaagagcatatgtaatcaaaagctattgaatcaatcacaagtattcattgtagtcttcaccaaaactctacaaatgATTTAGCTATTCATATTCAACTcaaaaacataagaataaaccatagtcattgaataaaacatgaaaaccaATGAAAATACTCCCAAGGGTGGATTGAACGGaaattcgtcttcgtcttcaatcttGTTGAGGATTGGGACGCCTTTCCTCTCAATTCCACTCTCCAAACCTTCAAAAGCTGCTATGGGGCGTGTATGGTCTCCTGAGGTCAAAAACCTAGGTctccttttatacccggggcaGAAATATTCAAtctcgcagaacacatcgcccggccgggcgattttaagtcgccaaaaTGCCCGATCGGGCAAACTTTCTGGAGTTCACaaccaaaacgcccggtcgggcgttttctctggaatccttcaaaagcattgtcttcgtcttcgaaatggcttcgcgtgagtatcttgcacgcccccatcggagtccggatgagagagttatgacTATTATACGAAGgtcgcgcattgaagcgcgcccggtcaggcgattcttccttcaaactcgttttcaagtcattttcacctgttttagctccaaacactcgacaaactcgtcaaaacacttatgtagtggataatggatgtaaactcaagtagtatgctacaaaaacactgaaatgttcacgttaaacatccaaaatacttgctaaaccacgagtttatcagttatgcatgataatacatgcgtacatcatgtcggcgatgctgtcagcataccacagccgtgatggacccttcactgccgcccatcgagcctagagcacaccaaatgcccgcctCACATCCTTgtgcgctgcctcctgacgacccgcaaaatataccttcttttattctgttgggcatctgatcgtcttaaCAAAGaagggccacatagggtatatcccatcagccAAATAATAGCTCGTGTTGTGTTGGTCGCCGCTGGCGACGAAATTgacggccggaccgacgcccatgcactggtcgttgaaaaggggcgacgactggaggacgttgatgtcgttgttcgacccagctactccaaaataggcatgctaaatccacagccggtagtcagttaccgcttcaaggatcatcgtgggattcttgcccttgaaacccgtagtgtacacccctttccaggaagcggggcagttcttccactcccaatgcatacaatctatgctgcctggcatccccggaaacccgtgctgagtcccgtgcatatccagcagagcctgacaatctttgggggtaggcttccgaagatacctatcccgaatatctccctaacgccctgacaaaaatactttagGCAATCACGGGCAGTCGTCttgccgatgtggaggtactcatcgaacatgtcagtcgcgcctccgtatgccagctgcctgattacGGCAGTGCTCTTCTGAATCGGAGTGTGGtcgggtttaccagccgcatcctcccgcaccctgaaatacccgtatcgacgctctaaagtgcccacgatacgcagaaagagcggacgatgcatcctaaaacgtcgccggaacatgttctccTCAAATCGtggctccggagcgaagtaatcctcatacaaccgacggtgtgtagcgaggtggtcccggggtactatagatcgacgatggatgggtcgacgTACCCCCGGCGCCAAGGCCGCCTGTATCTCCCTCTCCgctgcctcccgcacacgtgcatgaattcGCCTCATTATGTCATCATaccccccaccactaccacccgcaccgCTACCGCCCGCACCAaagccactaccactaccactaccactaccagccattctggatatataacagaaacgtagagagagagagatactcgttaatacaagtagtgcgaatgaaatgaagttcaacgagccgtatttatagaattttcaaaaaaatatatataaaataatctggacgtccgtgcggacgtccatggggtcaacgcaatggcggacgtccgcaaggacgtcacgacggacgtcccagGAACGCCGCAGAACTCTGGTGTCTGCAACGGACGTCCGTATCGGCATCACCGCTgcgcaatggcggacatcccgcgCGGAACTCCGGCATGCCGGccggacgtccgtcgggacgggcgccattgtgtaTGCTCTTAGGAGtccatttgagttcggcacgggttttaagaaatataaagaaaagtaggtgagaaaagatagtggaatgtaggccccatttttatatattagttttataatagaatatgagttgaatgagttagtggaaagtgaggtgtaccaaccatttatagtaaaagtgaaccgggactcttaATGGCGGATGaactaaaatggtaaaccgggactcctaatggcggacggagggagtaactgtTTTTCTAccgatatttttcaaaattttttgattttttaatttaccccaaaatcatctataaatacacacatttatcatccactttttacatcaaattatctTTCACTCACACTTCTCTCAtagtggatttttttaatttttttaatttaattatataatttttaatttttaggattttaattatgtaagttttaatttttaggattttaattacgaaaattttaaatttttaataaattgtaacaatatttcaaatatttttaatgcattttaatattatgaaaatatttttagtaattgaagtatttaaattgaatataaAATGGTGAAAAACCCTTGAATAGTGTAAAAGTAGGCTCTTGCGGAAAAGtacgaatgtgggtgttgtgctcttgcggaagaaaatgaaattaaaaatgaataaacaTTGATCGAGGACCATATCCATGATATTTGGCAAAAGAGCATGGATGGATGTGGATGTGGTGGCTCTAAGTTTGAGCTTTTAACAAGTTTCCACTAACCAACACTATTAATTACCATAAAAAATATTGTTCCAATTAATAGAAGTGATTGAGTAAGAATAAAGTTAGTCCTTAATTTTGTACTGCAAGATAGTATTTGTCACAGTAGACTTTAATGACTTCATAATTAATTACCTTTGAATTTTTGTGGACTTTATCGAATTGTTTGGTTGTTGGCATTCATGAACATTAATTGCAATTTCCTAAGGTTCCATTATATAGGGGATTGTCACATGCATACCTAGAGATGACATGGCAATGCTCCATATATTGTGCAACTTTTTTACAAACAGGACTTTTTAGTTTCATTCATTTCGATTTATAGAGAGATAATAAACAACTAAATCCTAAAATttgataatattataaaaaaaacctTGTTTTATTGAAACGACATTGTTTGAGCACCACCAAATTAAAAgacattattttataaattgatgAGTTAATAGAGAAAATTTGTAATTCCATGATTTAATATTCGGTTAATTAATTGAGAACATGTTTAATTCAAACATTATAAGACTAGACAAAATTTGAGCAAATTTTGTGGTCTATAATCCCTTTTATCAATTATACTTAACCCGTTTTAGCTTTTATCACATATAATATGTAACTAGAAATTTTACTTGATGAACTCATTCGAATGGCATTTTCACGTGTATTAATCTAATAATAACTCCATAGGCAGAAATATAATTATTGAAGACAATTTCAATGTATATCCATATAAGTTAAGTCAAATAATACGaacctttttttaaaataaatcgaTCTTATTCCATTCCAATTCTTTCTTGACACCTTCCAAGAAAAATAAGATATCGAATTCGATGGATTCCAAATTGACGGGTTAGTGCAAGCTTATTTTTGCAATTATGCACTCTTCAGTGTGTGGCCATGTGGGGGTGTTAAGATAATATTAACTCTAAAGCAGGTGGAATAGGAATATATTAAAAACATTAATATCAGTTACAAATTtatttcaaacaattttttcTAGTAAAGGAGAGAATTGATATAATCATCTTGAGAAGTTGAATAGTAAAACCCCCAAAGCCAATCCTAGTATTCCAagtgaaagaagaaaatgaagaaacttAGTTGACTCCTCCGGCTTGACGCCGGAATCTTTGGCCACCACCGGTGGCGAATCCACAACTTCAACTTTTGTGGTGGAGTCCACCTCGCCAACGTAGAATTCATCCAACATTAGTCTTGCAGCGCTGCCATGGCCTACATCTTCGAATTCTTGACTTGCATCGTTACCTAGaaaaataacaatattttttttaatctcattTTGCTTATTTTACTATAAGTAAATCAGGGTTAATTTTTATATTGTCGCACGACTCGTACCTGCCTGTCCCAGTATGACTTCGTCACCGCCGGGATGCTCGTCTAAGTAGCTTGTAACATTATAGACCTGTATTTCATTTTCAACATTGGAAACAATGTATATATACAAGCAaacttataaatatatttttcttttgtataaGTAGAGATGTCAAAACAAGTCTGTTCTAACTTGGCATAAGCTCATTCAGCCCAAGGGcatcataattcataaataCTGAATCGATAAAAATTAAGATATCATGTTGCTTTAAATTTCActaaaataaatgtatattaAGATTTTCATCTAACAAAATTTAGTGGACCAAACAAATTGACCCATGCTGCCATAATCATAGATATATCTTCTTTTAGAATATTATAGTACACAATAATTGTacatttagtattttttttttcaaaagtgcAAAAACTATTACCAAACTTTTTAACTATATAACACAGAAAATGAGGTCCACCTCTAGTTACTACTTAAACAAAGTCTAGACAAAAACACAAGGTTTTACTGTTACTCCTGTTGACTTTTGCACACTGAGGCAGAGTCTTATTTCATCTCCACCTTGATTTTATTgtgtaaatatttaaaatgttttggaATATTGGGCTCATTATAAAAAATGGAAGAGTTTGCTCGTTAGTAAATTCCCCATCGAATTTGCCCACAAAGCTTTTGAGAGTTTATTGATGGAAGCATCAGTTGACAAacttactttttttttggtaacaaattaattttattcacCGAACCAAAATAAGCTTtcatgtaattaaaaaatagacacaattaatttcagaagaagaagagaaaagaagaaaaaaaatatataaatacctTTCCATTGATTATAACCCAGCAATCATCAGAAGTTTTGTGTGCAGAGACATCTGAATATGTGAATACTTTGCTCTCTACACCCATTTTCTTTCTTGAACTTTAAAGCTAAAACTAAAATAGAGTTTAAGCAATTATTGGTTGTATGTCTTTATATATAGGCATAGTACTAGTGATATTAATTAAGTATTCCGATGCTACAAATATAAGAATCTTATAATAACATGCATAGTTAGGTTATTGACAGGGTTGATACCATATTTTATCATTAACTTAGGTGGAGTTTTCAAGCTTGTCAATTTGTTGTTTGTTTCAATAATTACATTGTTTATAGAAAGAGCCTCTTGAATCAAACTGTCGCTTAGCAATCGAAGCAGGGGGATCACTATTAGAACGTTTTCCAAATATTGGTctaaacttttatttttgatcaaattaattaatatgcaattaATATTATgccttgtgataagttggacaATTTTTATAGGTcatcacatgatacaaacataaTTCGAACTCAAAACTTTTGACCTCAGACATTACCACTCTATCATAAGGCCAACTCACACAAACTATTTTTTCCTTTTGATTATGAAGCGTATCATCCATCATTTCACAATTAAACTAAAAtgtagtatatataaatttttatggAAGCAACTAGGAGCTGAAAAAACTTTATGAAAGCTGTACATTTGGGTTTtgctcataaaattaaaataaactttAAATTCATGTATTTCTTCGCAACTTTCAAAGTTAACGTGTGCAAAATCAAAATACACTCCAAATTCAGGTATTTAAGTGTAGAATAACAATTTCCATATAAGTATTATATTTCTAATTCAAGTATTTAAGTGTAGAATAACAATTTCCATATAAGTATTATATTTCTTTCGTTTCTTAATAATAgaaactctttcctttttgaTCCGTTCTTTAAAAACAGAAAATTTTCATAGTAGAAAACTTTTATTCTCTAacctattttttctttctatctttaccaattttgcaactcgtgttatttcaaaagtttttattttcaagaaagAGTATAATTACAACGATGTCATCTGATAAAGTAATAATGATGTAAATTTCATATactatttaataaaatgatgtgtaatgATAAAGTTGTTAAGTTCGAGTAATTATTGACATATTTAAAAGTTCGTTTTGATGGTGTGATTTTTATTAAACGAAGTTGAAATTGGGCCTTGCCGAATACAAGCGGCCCAAATATCTTACCTTTACCTTCACTACTATAAGGGCCCAAATCAGGTAAATCAAGAATGCAACACGAAATTAATTTCAGTTTGATTGTGTTTCGTCTTTGAATCAATCAATCGCATCTCAAGGAAAACCCTCAACCCCAAATCCCAGTCGATCGAAAGCCCTAATTCTGCGCAATGGCTACGACGGTGAGCTGCGCCGGTGGGCTACTGGCTATGCTGAACGAGACCCACCCCGCTCTCAAGATACACGCGCTCACCCATCTCAATACCTTTGTCAACTACTTCTGGCCGGAGATCTCCACCTCTGTTCCGATCATGTATtctccttttttctttcttattctCATTTGATTGCATCAATTGGGCCTTCTCTCTCTTGGTTTGTTCTTGTTGTTTTCACATTGTCGAGAATTTCGATTGTGTTTGTCGAGTTGATTTGAAAATTGGGATGTTTGTTGTGATCCTTTTTAGTAAAGTTATGTTCTTTACAGCCTGGTGATCGGCATGTTTGATTTTCTGATGGGATATACTTGAATTTCTGATGTATTATAATCCTCGAATTATAGAAATAGCATCAATTAGAGGGAATTCAGTGAGCTGAGCTACAGCTTTTTGATTGGTTCAGTTTTGGACATTAGGTCTGATAGACTTCCAAAGTTAATAGATGGTATTGGTAACCTAACCAACAGCATAGGTAGCAACCCAAACTTGAGTTAGCTTCATGAAACTAAATAAGCAACTGCCTCCATATAATGACTAGACATAtaccagcatgtcctatctgtACCTTGGTATTTACTGATGAGTATTTACCATTTTGGGATCGTTAGTCACTTATTAATACCTGATATTTTAGCAAGATTTGGTTGGGTTTGAGTTTGTCTTGGAATTCTGTTTTGACCAAGTCAGTATATGTATATTCTTGACTTGTAATTAGTGAGTTTATAATATGATCTAATATGACTGCAGCGAAAGTTTATATGAAGATGAAGAATTCGAACAAAGGCATCTGGCTGCCTTGCTTGTTTCCAAGGTATAATATTTCATCTTTTGGTTTTAATATGGTTACACTTATAGCCGTTTTCCTCTGTGTTAGGTTTTAGAAATTACACTTTTTAGGTGAAGTGTTGCTTGAAGCATGATAAATTGTTTCctcttttaatttcttttgtcttctttcACAATGTACATATGTTTCTCCCACCAGGTTTTCTATTATCTTGGTGAACTTAATGACTCACTATCATATGCTCTGGGAGCTGATCACCAGTTTGATGTGTCAGAGGATTCTGACTATGTTCATACTCTTCTTGGTAAGAAGTTAATTTTCAATGTTTCCCTTTGATATTATGTGATATTCACTATTTCACTTAAACTCTTGCTTTTTGTTATCTTCTTGTTTCCCTCAGCGAAAGCAATTGATGAATATGCTAGTCTGAAGACTAAAGCAGCTGAGGCAAATTATGAATCAGCAGTAATTGACCCTAGACTGGAGGCAATTGTGGAGAGAATGCTTGATAAGTATGTCAATTGACATCTTCATGTTATTAACAATAGCTATGTTGTTTCAATTCATAACTTTGTATTGCCATTTCTTACCTTTTTTACAGATGTATTGCGGATGGAAAATACCAACAAGCTATAGGAGTTGCTATTGAATGCAGACGATTGGATAAGCTTGAGGAAGCGGTTATAAAGAGTGACAATGTTCATTCTACTATCAATTACTGCATTGATGTCTCTCATAACTTTATATATAGAAGAGAGTATCGCCTCGAGGTGAATTTTTTTGAGCCCATTGGATAGTTACGATTGTAGCCAAAATTCTCGTGATATGTTAATGGCTGAAGTTTAGCAGTTATGGAAGCTATATGtgtaataaatttataaaaatgacaTTCGTGTTCTTAACTTAAACAGGTGTTCCGACTTTTGGTCAAGATATACCAACAATTGCCTTCACCTGACTACTTGAGCATGTGCCAGCGCCTAATGTTTTTGGATGAGCCCGAAGGTGTAGCAAGCATATTGGAGAAACTCCTAAGATCTGAAAATGCAGATGATGCACTGTTGGCATATCAAATAGCATTTGATCTAGTGGAGAATGAACACCAAGCCTTCCTTTTGAAGGTACGAGATCAGCTCCCTAATGCCAAGAAGTTGCAGCCTTCAGAGTCAAAGCAGTCCGAGTCTGCGCAGCCAGATGTTGTGCCAGTAGCTGATGCTGCGACAGACGCTGATGCTGCAACTGGCAGTAATGCTGTTGTATCAGAGGAGGTTCAGATGACAGATGTGACTCAAGTAGATGATAGTGCAACATGTTCCGATCCACGTGAAGCTGCTTATGATGAGAGattaatgaaaatgagaggaatTTTGTCTGGAGAGACTTGCATTCAGTTGACTCTGCAGTTTTTACATGGCCATAACAAGTAGGTGTTTCTATAATTTGTTCTTAGTCTTGGATTTTTTCTGacatggtaaaaatgaagtggtctaataaatatttgatttgTTCTCTCTTTTCAGATCAGATCTTCTCATTCTTAAGACGATAAAGCAATCTGTTGAAATGAGAAATAGTGTTTGCCACAGTGCAACTATATATGCCAATGCTCTTATGCATGCTGGAACAACTGTAGACACGTTTCTTCGCGAGAATCTGGTATGTACCCATTGGCTTAGTCTGAGTTATATAAATATTTCCCTCATAAgtcataaatcataatcataTATCTATGTACTATTTATTCTCCTAATACTCCATACTAATTGTGCGTCAGGACTGGCTGAGTAGGGCAACAAATTGGGCTAAGTTTAGTGCTACTGCAGGACTTGGGGTTATCCACAGAGGTCATTTGCAGCAAGGAAGATCGCTAATGGCACCTTACTTACCACAAGGTGGGGCTGGTAGTGGTGGTAGCCCTTATTCCGAAGGTGGTGCTTTGTATGCTCTTGGTTTAATCCATGCAAATCACGGGGAGGGCATTAAACAGTTTCTCAGAGAGAGTTTGCGTAGTACTAATGTTGAGGTTTGTACTTTGATCTTTTCAAGTGATATTATACTCTTGTTTTTATATGATTTCATTAATCACCAGTAGCTAGTATCTAAATGCTGGAATGTGACAAATGGTGCAGGTTATTCAGCATGGTGCCTGCCTCGGTCTTGGTCTGGCGGCTTTGGGCACGGCAGATGATGAAATTTTTGATGAGATAAAAAATGTTTTATACACAGACAGTGCTGTTGCTGGTGAGGCTGCTGGTATAAGTATGGGTTTATTGATGGTTGGAACTGCTAGCGAGAAAGCTGGAGAAATGCTTGCTTATGCTCATGAGACGCAGCATGAGAAGATTATTAGGTAATTATTGATTTTCCATTCAAGGCTAGTAAATATATTACTGCATGTCATGTTTTGTTCCCTACTTTTATTTTCATTCTGCTTTTTGGCAGGGGTTTGGCATTGGGTATTGCACTTACTGTTTACGGGAGAGAGGAAGAAGCCGATACTCTGATTGAGCAAATGACTAGAGATCAAGACCCTATCTTGCGTTATGGTGGAATGTATGCTCTGGCATTAGCATACAGGGGAACAGCGAACAATAAGGCCATACGTCAACTGCTGCACTTTGCCGTATCAGACGTGAGTGATGATGTCAGAAGGACTGCTGTACTTGCCCTTGGATTTGTTCTATATTCTGATCCGGAACAGGTTGGTACCTTCTTTGGTGTTCCTTCTGCTAATCTGTTGTTTATTAACTTTGCTTGAAAATCAAGGGAGAAAATTGTGTTTATGGGATGCTAAACTTGTCTATCTTGCTTCCTCTTAGATCTAAGTGCTAAGCAAGGGTTCTTCCCTATCAtgactaattttttatttacactTACTCAAAATGCAGACTCCTCGAATTGTTTCGCTACTATCAGAGTCATACAACCCACATGTTCGTTATGGTGCTGCACTAGCTGTTGGAATT
This sequence is a window from Salvia splendens isolate huo1 chromosome 5, SspV2, whole genome shotgun sequence. Protein-coding genes within it:
- the LOC121803167 gene encoding cytochrome b5-like: MGVESKVFTYSDVSAHKTSDDCWVIINGKVYNVTSYLDEHPGGDEVILGQAGNDASQEFEDVGHGSAARLMLDEFYVGEVDSTTKVEVVDSPPVVAKDSGVKPEESTKFLHFLLSLGILGLALGVLLFNFSR
- the LOC121804751 gene encoding 26S proteasome non-ATPase regulatory subunit 1 homolog A-like codes for the protein MATTVSCAGGLLAMLNETHPALKIHALTHLNTFVNYFWPEISTSVPIIESLYEDEEFEQRHLAALLVSKVFYYLGELNDSLSYALGADHQFDVSEDSDYVHTLLAKAIDEYASLKTKAAEANYESAVIDPRLEAIVERMLDKCIADGKYQQAIGVAIECRRLDKLEEAVIKSDNVHSTINYCIDVSHNFIYRREYRLEVFRLLVKIYQQLPSPDYLSMCQRLMFLDEPEGVASILEKLLRSENADDALLAYQIAFDLVENEHQAFLLKVRDQLPNAKKLQPSESKQSESAQPDVVPVADAATDADAATGSNAVVSEEVQMTDVTQVDDSATCSDPREAAYDERLMKMRGILSGETCIQLTLQFLHGHNKSDLLILKTIKQSVEMRNSVCHSATIYANALMHAGTTVDTFLRENLDWLSRATNWAKFSATAGLGVIHRGHLQQGRSLMAPYLPQGGAGSGGSPYSEGGALYALGLIHANHGEGIKQFLRESLRSTNVEVIQHGACLGLGLAALGTADDEIFDEIKNVLYTDSAVAGEAAGISMGLLMVGTASEKAGEMLAYAHETQHEKIIRGLALGIALTVYGREEEADTLIEQMTRDQDPILRYGGMYALALAYRGTANNKAIRQLLHFAVSDVSDDVRRTAVLALGFVLYSDPEQTPRIVSLLSESYNPHVRYGAALAVGISCAGTGLSEAISLLEPLTSDVVDFVRQGALIAMAMVMVQTSEASDSRVGQFRRQLEKIILDKHEDTMSKMGAILASGILDAGGRNVTIKLLSKSKHDKITAVVGLAVFSQFWYWYPLIYFISLAFSPTALIGLNNDLKVPKFEFLSHAKPSLFEYPKPTTVPTTTSAAKLPTAVLSTSARAKARASKKDAEKANAEKANPSSGKGKASEKDGDSMQIDSAAEKKAEPEPSFEMLTNPARVIPAQEKFIKFLTDSRYVPVKSAPSGFVLLKDLRPSEPEALALTDSLSSSAPNGTGAPATGQQGSASSMAVDDEPAPPQAFEYTS